The proteins below are encoded in one region of Telopea speciosissima isolate NSW1024214 ecotype Mountain lineage chromosome 10, Tspe_v1, whole genome shotgun sequence:
- the LOC122642776 gene encoding tubulin alpha-5 chain-like, with translation LLCCPCSDNTIGVAHDAFNTFFSETGSGRHVPRAIFVDLEPTVIDEVRTGSYRQLFHPEQLISGKEDAANNFARGHYTVGKEIVDLCLDRVRKLADNCTGLQGFLVFSAVGGGTGSGLGSLLLERLSVDYGKKSKLGFTIYPSPQVSTAVVEPYNSVLSTHSLLEHTDVSVLLDNEAIYDICRRSLDIERPTYTNLNRLISQVISSLTTSLRFDGAINVDVTEFQTNLVPYPRIHFMLSSYAPVISAEKAFHEQLSIPEITNAVFEPSSMMAKCDPRHGKYMACCLMYRGDVVPKDVNAAVATIKTKRTVQFVDWCPTGFKCGINYQPPTVVPGGDLAKVQRAVCMISNNTAVAEVFSRIDHKFDLMYSKRAFVHWYVGEGMEEGEFSEAREDLAALEKDYEEVGAEGVDDEEEGDDY, from the exons CTGCTTTGTTGTCCTTGCAGTGATAATACAATTGGTGTTGCACATGATGCGTTTAATACTTTCTTCAGTGAGACTGGTTCTGGCAGGCATGTACCAAGAGCTATATTTGTTGATTTGGAACCCACTGTCATTGATGAAGTTAGGACTGGGTCCTACAGGCAGCTTTTTCACCCGGAGCAACTCATTTCTGGGAAGGAAGATGCTGCTAATAATTTTGCCAGAGGACATTATACTG TGGGAAAGGAAATTGTAGATCTATGCCTTGACCGAGTGAGGAAATTAGCTGACAACTGCACTGGTTTGCAAGGGTTTCTGGTATTTAGTGCCGTGGGTGGTGGCACTGGTTCTGGTTTGGGTTCTTTGTTGTTGGAACGATTATCTGTGGATTACGGGAAGAAGTCAAAGCTTGGGTTCACTATCTATCCTTCTCCACAG GTCTCTACAGCAGTTGTGGAGCCTTATAACAGTGTGCTCTCCACTCATTCCCTCCTGGAACATACAGATGTGTCTGTGCTTTTGGACAATGAAGCAATTTATGATATTTGCCGGAGATCCCTAGACATAGAACGGCCAACTTACACCAACTTGAACCGCTTGATATCTCAGGTCATTTCATCTTTGACTACTTCCTTGAGGTTTGATGGGGCCATCAATGTGGATGTTACAGAATTTCAAACCAACCTTGTACCATACCCCAGAATACATTTCATGCTGTCCTCGTATGCTCCCGTTATATCAGCCGAGAAAGCATTCCATGAACAGCTATCGATACCTGAGATCACAAATGCAGTGTTTGAGCCTTCAAGCATGATGGCCAAATGTGACCCTAGGCACGGGAAATACATGGCCTGCTGTTTGATGTACCGTGGAGATGTCGTTCCCAAGGACGTTAATGCTGCTGTTGCAACCATCAAGACCAAGCGGACTGTTCAGTTTGTGGACTG GTGTCCTACGGGCTTCAAGTGCGGGATTAACTATCAACCTCCAACGGTGGTCCCTGGGGGTGACCTAGCCAAGGTGCAGCGTGCAGTGTGCATGATAAGCAACAACACAGCTGTGGCCGAGGTGTTCTCTCGTATTGACCACAAATTTGATCTTATGTATTCCAAGAGGGCATTTGTCCACTGGTATGTTGGTGAGGGTATGGAGGAAGGGGAGTTCTCAGAAGCCCGTGAGGATTTGGCTGCGCTCGAGAAAGACTATGAGGAAGTTGGAGCTGAGGGTGTTGATGATGAAGAGGAAGGTGACGATTATTGA